In Candidatus Paceibacterota bacterium, a single genomic region encodes these proteins:
- a CDS encoding saccharopine dehydrogenase C-terminal domain-containing protein: MSASFHNRILVLGAGSVAQCAIPLLLEHLVEAKQMTIVDQRDNRSRVQGAIDQGATYFQDQLTQENLDEFLSRYLSEGDFLLDLAWNIDANEMIQWAHDHGVIYVNTSLEEWEPYSGGPERSVQSRTLYVRHMRIREMKARWTKKGPTAIVEHGANPGLVSHLTKRALVDIATRALKDGLAGEGVEDALAEKNFPVLAQKLGVKVIHIAERDTQVADKPKLVGEFVNTWSVEGFYEEGIAPAELGWGTHEKNLPKNAYRHEDGPKNQIAIAQPGATTWVRSWVPNSETTGLLVRHGEAFTISDHLTVWDGDTAVYRPTVHYAYCPADAAIASMRELEMRQWDLQENQRIMNDEIIDGEDRLGVLLMGHPYKSWWTGSLLSIHDSRKMIPHQSATTVQVASAVYAAVAWAMKNPDQGLMVPDDLPWDEVLAYAEKYWGEFHSEPADWDPLKYRNDLYGPWNGREYDHSDPWQFANFLA; the protein is encoded by the coding sequence TTGTCCGCATCCTTCCACAATCGAATTCTTGTTCTCGGCGCCGGCTCGGTAGCCCAATGCGCAATCCCGCTACTTCTCGAACATTTAGTGGAAGCAAAACAGATGACGATCGTGGATCAAAGAGACAATAGATCACGTGTGCAAGGCGCGATAGACCAAGGCGCCACATATTTTCAGGATCAACTTACGCAGGAAAATTTGGATGAGTTCCTAAGTCGCTATCTCTCAGAAGGTGACTTCTTACTCGACCTAGCTTGGAACATCGATGCAAATGAAATGATCCAGTGGGCTCATGACCACGGTGTGATTTACGTCAACACCTCTCTGGAGGAGTGGGAGCCTTATTCTGGTGGACCTGAGCGAAGCGTTCAGTCGCGCACTTTGTACGTCCGACATATGCGTATTCGTGAGATGAAAGCGCGTTGGACGAAGAAGGGTCCGACCGCCATTGTTGAACATGGTGCAAACCCGGGATTGGTATCACACCTGACAAAGCGAGCGCTCGTGGATATTGCCACTCGTGCACTCAAAGATGGATTGGCTGGAGAAGGTGTCGAAGACGCGCTTGCCGAAAAGAACTTTCCGGTTCTTGCGCAGAAACTCGGCGTTAAAGTCATTCATATCGCCGAACGCGACACTCAGGTCGCCGATAAACCAAAGCTTGTTGGCGAGTTTGTAAATACCTGGAGCGTTGAAGGATTCTACGAAGAAGGTATCGCACCTGCGGAATTGGGCTGGGGCACACACGAGAAGAATCTTCCAAAAAATGCCTACCGGCATGAAGATGGACCGAAGAATCAGATTGCAATCGCCCAACCTGGAGCGACAACCTGGGTTCGTTCATGGGTTCCGAATTCTGAAACCACCGGACTGCTTGTTCGACATGGTGAGGCCTTTACGATTTCAGATCATTTAACTGTGTGGGATGGCGACACCGCCGTCTATCGCCCAACAGTGCACTACGCGTACTGCCCAGCCGATGCTGCCATTGCCTCAATGCGCGAACTTGAAATGCGCCAATGGGATCTTCAAGAGAACCAACGGATCATGAACGATGAAATCATCGACGGCGAAGATCGCCTCGGTGTTCTTCTCATGGGTCATCCATATAAATCATGGTGGACGGGGTCGCTGCTGAGCATTCATGATTCACGGAAGATGATTCCGCACCAATCTGCCACCACTGTCCAAGTTGCCAGCGCCGTTTACGCCGCCGTTGCATGGGCAATGAAGAATCCTGATCAAGGACTCATGGTTCCGGATGATCTCCCATGGGATGAAGTTCTTGCTTACGCAGAGAAATACTGGGGCGAATTCCATTCAGAACCTGCCGATTGGGATCCACTGAAATATCGCAACGATCTCTACGGTCCCTGGAACGGTCGCGAATACGACCATTCAGACCCTTGGCAGTTCGCTAACTTCCTGGCGTAA
- a CDS encoding carbohydrate ABC transporter permease, with product MSTTKLADANPGRKIFSSRFATTVVWIITVLWTVPTFGLFASSFRKKEDIFLSGWWHVFTNPDLTLANYHSVLFGSSSSTLADGVLPYLMNSIVITVPAVIFPVVIATMAAYTLAWIKFKGSDALFFFIFALQVVPIQMSLVPLLQLFTGGAHIGGITIVPKLGIAGHFAGIWLPHTMFALPLAIYLLHNFIASLPRDLMEAAHVDGGNHFKVFRQIVIPLSIPAIAAFAIFQFLWVWNDLLVALTFASGTEEVAPINVKLASLVGQWGSGWEILTAGAFVTIAIPLVVFFSLQRFFVRGLLAGSVK from the coding sequence ATGAGCACCACGAAGCTCGCTGATGCAAATCCGGGCCGAAAGATCTTCTCGTCCAGATTTGCGACTACTGTCGTTTGGATTATCACAGTTCTTTGGACTGTTCCTACCTTTGGGCTCTTTGCTAGTTCATTTAGAAAGAAAGAAGATATTTTTCTATCGGGTTGGTGGCATGTTTTCACAAATCCAGATCTAACTTTGGCGAATTACCATTCTGTTCTTTTCGGTTCGAGTTCATCGACTCTCGCTGACGGGGTTCTTCCATATTTGATGAACTCAATCGTTATTACGGTCCCGGCCGTGATTTTCCCGGTTGTGATCGCGACTATGGCTGCATATACGCTTGCTTGGATCAAATTCAAGGGAAGTGACGCACTCTTTTTCTTCATCTTTGCTTTACAGGTCGTTCCTATCCAGATGTCTCTCGTGCCACTGCTTCAACTTTTCACTGGTGGCGCACATATTGGCGGTATCACAATCGTTCCCAAATTGGGGATTGCCGGTCACTTTGCTGGAATTTGGCTCCCTCACACAATGTTTGCTTTGCCTCTGGCAATTTATCTACTCCATAACTTTATTGCGTCCTTGCCACGGGATTTGATGGAAGCGGCGCACGTGGATGGCGGCAATCACTTCAAGGTATTTCGTCAAATTGTCATTCCACTCTCGATTCCGGCCATTGCGGCCTTTGCAATCTTCCAGTTCCTCTGGGTTTGGAACGACTTGCTCGTGGCGTTGACATTTGCGTCAGGAACCGAAGAAGTTGCTCCGATCAACGTCAAACTTGCCTCTCTTGTGGGTCAATGGGGATCTGGTTGGGAAATTCTTACCGCTGGTGCATTCGTAACGATTGCTATTCCACTTGTCGTATTCTTTTCGCTGCAGCGCTTCTTCGTCCGAGGACTCCTTGCCGGATCTGTAAAATAG
- a CDS encoding family 1 glycosylhydrolase: MPPLNDASHAKIANLVSRMPKDFRIGAATSSWQIEGSSTLRGRSIWEDFAAISGNIVDGAQADPACDHVNRWEEDLDHLSWLGVDSYRFSISWPRILHDGVGKVDPAGVAFYDRLIDGLLKRNIEPVITIYHWDLPSALEKKGGWNWSGISDAFAEYTEVLAKNFVDRTSMWATFNEPWCSAFLGYADIVMAPGKGDAAAGLEAAYRLLAAHGRSMEVLRGYKAKNAGIVLNLMSVIAEDTGVETAARQIDGLQNRLWLDLLAGRGVPADIIEGTRQFTDWSFVTGSELKSIAAPIDWLGINYYMPIRIASVPKDGKTKDGEHHHSKSYPGTPPYLAVPRGPLTEMGWEVHPESLTSTLRQTQERLPGVPLYITENGGAFADVMVDGEIDDQDRVEYYQSHLDAALNARESGIDLRGYFAWSLLDNLEWAQGWTKSFGLFHVDKETQKRTPKTSAYFFRELLARRKPKP; the protein is encoded by the coding sequence ATGCCCCCACTAAATGATGCCTCGCATGCCAAGATCGCAAACTTAGTTTCCCGTATGCCGAAAGATTTTCGCATTGGCGCTGCCACATCCTCATGGCAGATAGAGGGCTCGAGCACTCTACGTGGTCGCTCCATTTGGGAAGATTTTGCGGCCATATCGGGAAATATCGTTGATGGTGCGCAGGCAGATCCAGCATGCGATCACGTCAATCGATGGGAAGAGGATCTCGATCATTTGTCGTGGTTGGGAGTTGATTCATATCGCTTCTCAATAAGTTGGCCGCGAATTCTCCATGATGGAGTGGGCAAGGTTGATCCCGCTGGAGTTGCTTTTTATGATCGATTGATCGACGGTTTGCTCAAGCGAAATATCGAGCCAGTGATCACCATCTACCACTGGGACCTGCCTTCGGCTTTGGAGAAGAAAGGCGGCTGGAACTGGTCGGGAATCAGCGATGCCTTTGCGGAGTACACCGAGGTACTGGCCAAGAATTTTGTTGACCGAACATCCATGTGGGCTACCTTTAACGAGCCTTGGTGTTCTGCTTTCTTGGGTTATGCAGATATCGTCATGGCGCCTGGCAAGGGCGATGCCGCCGCCGGACTAGAGGCCGCCTACCGCCTCCTTGCCGCGCACGGTCGGTCTATGGAAGTTCTCCGCGGATACAAGGCAAAAAATGCTGGGATTGTCCTGAATCTCATGTCTGTCATCGCGGAGGACACGGGTGTTGAGACTGCGGCTCGACAGATAGATGGCCTTCAAAATCGACTCTGGCTCGATCTGCTTGCCGGTCGCGGTGTCCCAGCAGACATTATTGAAGGCACGCGCCAATTTACAGATTGGTCCTTCGTCACAGGGTCAGAATTGAAATCTATTGCCGCTCCCATCGATTGGCTGGGGATTAATTACTACATGCCAATTCGAATTGCATCGGTTCCGAAAGATGGCAAGACGAAAGATGGCGAGCACCACCATTCGAAGTCTTACCCGGGAACTCCGCCTTATCTTGCAGTGCCGCGCGGTCCGCTTACTGAAATGGGTTGGGAGGTTCACCCTGAGAGTTTGACTAGCACGCTTCGCCAGACACAGGAGCGGTTGCCTGGTGTGCCGCTTTATATCACTGAAAATGGAGGTGCATTTGCGGATGTCATGGTCGATGGTGAAATTGATGACCAGGATCGCGTTGAATATTACCAATCGCATTTAGATGCTGCACTGAATGCTCGTGAATCTGGCATAGATCTTCGTGGCTATTTTGCTTGGTCCCTCCTGGATAATTTAGAATGGGCACAAGGGTGGACTAAATCTTTTGGTCTTTTCCACGTGGACAAGGAAACGCAGAAGCGAACTCCAAAGACGAGTGCTTATTTCTTCCGTGAATTACTTGCTAGGCGAAAGCCAAAACCGTAG
- a CDS encoding glycoside hydrolase family 13 protein codes for MKNSTWWKEAVFYQIYPRSFFDSNGDGEGDLRGISDHLDYVQTLGVDGIWLSPFYSSPNKDGGYDVANPRDVDPRHGTLNDAKILFDRAHELGLKVLIDIIPNHFSSDHVWFQEALAAPKGSAERSRFHFHDGKDAQTPPNNWISLFGGPAWTQVADGQWYLHLFDSSQPDLNWSNEEVREDFEKTIRFWIDLGVDGFRIDVAHGLVKENILQDHFDPQGLSNALRLDVEMDDSVRNELLATVPYFDRDGVHEIYRAWRKIFDSYDREIMAVAEAWVHPPERATLYVRPDELQQVFNFDLLVAPFDDEAIFSCIDRTLKLIGGVGASPTWALSNHDSPRLVSRIGAVEARALALFIFGLPGSCYVYQGQELGLPDVELADGDRQDPAFIRTKGGQKGRDGARVPMPWNGVTTPFGFTQGRPWLPVPQTWASLTVEHERGDSASSLELYRAALSVRKKLFHGVDTFAWSITPDGSGLLGYRRGDVEVILNTSQTPQAISRHGRIEISSDRKIVSVDGELILSANACIWIGIL; via the coding sequence ATGAAAAATTCTACGTGGTGGAAAGAAGCCGTTTTCTATCAGATTTACCCGCGCTCTTTCTTCGACAGCAACGGTGATGGTGAAGGTGATCTCCGCGGAATTTCCGATCACCTCGATTACGTCCAGACTTTGGGTGTAGATGGCATTTGGCTCAGCCCTTTTTACTCGTCGCCGAATAAGGATGGCGGGTACGACGTCGCCAATCCGCGTGACGTTGATCCCCGTCATGGAACATTGAATGACGCCAAGATTCTCTTCGACCGCGCCCATGAACTCGGATTGAAAGTCCTTATAGACATAATCCCAAACCACTTTTCGAGCGATCACGTCTGGTTCCAAGAAGCTCTCGCAGCACCCAAGGGCTCTGCGGAGAGATCTCGTTTTCATTTTCATGATGGGAAAGATGCACAAACTCCGCCGAATAACTGGATTTCCCTATTCGGTGGGCCGGCATGGACTCAGGTTGCCGATGGTCAGTGGTACCTACACTTATTTGATTCTTCACAGCCCGATCTCAATTGGAGCAATGAGGAAGTCAGGGAGGACTTCGAAAAGACTATTCGTTTCTGGATAGATTTGGGTGTCGATGGATTTCGAATTGATGTAGCCCATGGTCTTGTGAAAGAAAATATTCTGCAGGACCATTTTGACCCGCAAGGACTTAGTAATGCTCTCCGTCTGGACGTCGAGATGGATGATTCGGTTCGTAATGAATTGCTGGCAACTGTTCCATATTTCGATCGCGACGGCGTTCATGAGATTTACCGTGCATGGCGCAAGATCTTTGATTCCTACGACAGAGAAATAATGGCTGTAGCTGAGGCGTGGGTCCATCCTCCGGAGCGAGCAACTCTCTATGTACGCCCTGATGAATTGCAGCAGGTATTTAATTTCGACCTACTTGTCGCGCCATTTGATGATGAAGCGATTTTCAGTTGCATTGATAGGACGTTGAAACTTATCGGTGGTGTTGGAGCGTCACCGACGTGGGCGCTTAGTAACCATGATTCGCCTCGCTTGGTTTCACGAATCGGCGCGGTAGAAGCCCGGGCATTAGCTCTGTTTATTTTTGGCCTGCCGGGATCTTGTTACGTATATCAAGGTCAGGAGTTGGGGCTTCCCGACGTCGAACTTGCAGATGGCGACCGACAGGATCCCGCATTCATCCGGACTAAAGGCGGGCAGAAGGGTCGTGATGGCGCACGTGTACCGATGCCATGGAATGGAGTGACCACCCCATTTGGATTCACCCAAGGCAGGCCATGGCTACCCGTGCCTCAAACCTGGGCTTCTTTGACCGTAGAGCATGAGAGGGGCGACTCGGCGAGTTCGCTTGAGTTGTATCGAGCGGCACTCAGTGTGCGGAAAAAACTCTTTCACGGAGTAGATACCTTTGCATGGTCGATTACGCCTGACGGATCAGGTTTACTGGGCTATCGACGTGGTGATGTCGAAGTGATTCTCAATACGTCACAGACCCCGCAAGCGATTTCTAGGCATGGGCGCATCGAAATTTCTTCGGATCGCAAAATTGTTTCCGTTGACGGGGAACTTATTCTGAGCGCAAATGCCTGCATTTGGATAGGTATCTTATAA
- a CDS encoding ABC transporter substrate-binding protein encodes MSISRKKLLTVVGIATASLLATLVTTVAPANAAINCDKVIGKGYAKMKGKTVKIFTSILDPELSKYQNALKSFTACTGIKVKIEGSNQFEALLPVRVKGGNAPDIAIIPQPGLLAQMVATGKAVVAPAKTLANVNKYWSAGWKGYGSVKGKFYAAPNSANMKSLVWYSPKQFANAGYSVPTTWTGMMALADKMAAANQIAFCGGIGSGGATGWPATDWLEEVVVRQFGGKVYANWISHKIKFSAPKILAAMDTVEKWMQNPKYVGDVQAIATTTFQDAGLGIPTGSCMMLQQASFYAAQYPAGTDVSKNGDVWAFYLPGINPSVKTPVEGGGEFFAAFSKRPEVQELQNYLSTPQWAINRIKTAGSGGGWLSANSGVPLSAYKNPLDQLSAKYLADKHSTFVFDASDAMPAAVGAGTEWTQLTAWFAEGKSAADVAKAIDDSWPVS; translated from the coding sequence ATGTCGATTAGTCGAAAGAAATTGCTGACAGTGGTTGGAATTGCCACGGCATCACTTCTAGCAACCTTGGTGACGACTGTTGCTCCAGCAAATGCAGCAATTAACTGTGACAAGGTTATTGGTAAGGGCTATGCGAAAATGAAGGGCAAGACGGTCAAGATATTTACTTCTATCCTTGATCCAGAATTGTCAAAGTATCAGAACGCCCTCAAATCATTCACGGCCTGTACTGGAATCAAAGTCAAAATTGAAGGATCAAACCAATTCGAAGCACTCCTTCCCGTTCGCGTAAAGGGCGGAAACGCTCCTGATATCGCAATCATTCCTCAACCCGGACTCCTCGCACAGATGGTCGCAACAGGCAAGGCAGTAGTTGCCCCCGCCAAGACGCTCGCCAATGTTAACAAATATTGGAGCGCAGGCTGGAAGGGATATGGCTCCGTGAAGGGCAAGTTCTACGCCGCCCCAAATAGCGCAAACATGAAGTCATTAGTCTGGTACTCGCCAAAGCAGTTTGCTAACGCAGGCTATTCAGTCCCAACTACGTGGACTGGGATGATGGCACTGGCAGACAAGATGGCGGCCGCTAATCAGATTGCATTCTGTGGTGGAATTGGCTCTGGTGGCGCAACTGGTTGGCCAGCAACGGACTGGTTGGAAGAAGTTGTAGTCCGTCAGTTTGGTGGAAAAGTTTATGCCAATTGGATTTCACACAAGATTAAGTTCTCTGCTCCAAAGATCCTGGCAGCAATGGATACCGTTGAAAAATGGATGCAGAATCCAAAGTATGTTGGAGACGTTCAGGCAATTGCCACGACAACTTTCCAAGATGCTGGACTTGGCATCCCAACGGGAAGTTGCATGATGCTTCAGCAAGCGTCGTTTTACGCAGCTCAGTACCCAGCCGGTACTGATGTCAGCAAGAATGGCGATGTATGGGCTTTCTACCTCCCAGGTATCAATCCATCTGTGAAGACTCCAGTAGAAGGTGGCGGAGAATTCTTCGCCGCGTTCTCAAAGCGCCCTGAAGTTCAAGAACTTCAGAACTACCTATCCACTCCACAGTGGGCGATCAATCGCATTAAAACTGCTGGTTCTGGTGGCGGTTGGCTCTCTGCTAACTCTGGTGTCCCACTATCGGCTTACAAGAACCCACTTGATCAACTATCGGCTAAGTACTTGGCAGACAAGCATTCAACATTTGTCTTCGACGCCTCGGATGCAATGCCTGCAGCTGTTGGAGCGGGAACTGAATGGACCCAATTAACCGCTTGGTTCGCAGAAGGCAAGTCTGCCGCCGATGTAGCCAAAGCGATTGATGATTCATGGCCAGTTAGCTAA
- a CDS encoding GGDEF domain-containing protein, which produces MVRINRILAPTLLAIHVLLRIAIPGSNFFIDLILFHAISLWAAFSIFTSRTFDDQIARVTLGAAIVFWSIGSILSTYNEFFSSPRIHSALANTFYLLFYPCAFIGIPRTLRACGKLGSLEILDATILGLGLSAIGAAFLIEPVLPYSQEDLAQTFVAILFPIADLVLVALVLALTLISPPTPRSALITAGIAIFLISDFLFLWLNVNHRYSLGALTDDLWLLGIVLLALGMRFRGTERALIGTIHPLFVALSVMMSATLLSITSLRPGYFPEFILIPTIATLILAFVRMMIALRQARSIGEERVLARTDDLTNLPNRRRFIAELGALTKNSEVEGALLLLDLDGFKPINDLYGHEIGDQLLKEVSLRFTRALPQGALLARLGGDEFGAIVRGNFAETFEVAHALRATLSYPFSIADREIHVGVSVGHVGNDGAPDLLRRADRAMYEAKRQGAGVWSESAADHARKEF; this is translated from the coding sequence ATGGTGCGGATAAATAGGATCCTGGCACCAACGTTGCTGGCCATTCACGTACTCTTACGAATCGCGATTCCAGGCTCCAATTTTTTCATTGACCTCATTCTCTTTCACGCGATCTCTCTCTGGGCAGCATTCTCAATCTTCACCTCCCGGACATTCGACGATCAAATCGCGAGAGTCACGCTTGGTGCAGCAATAGTTTTCTGGAGCATCGGTTCGATACTCTCCACCTACAACGAATTCTTCAGTTCCCCACGAATTCATTCTGCGCTTGCCAATACCTTCTATCTGCTCTTTTATCCCTGCGCTTTTATTGGAATACCACGAACGTTACGAGCTTGCGGAAAACTCGGATCACTAGAAATTCTCGACGCCACCATTTTGGGACTCGGTCTGAGCGCAATCGGTGCAGCTTTTCTTATCGAACCCGTCCTTCCTTACTCTCAAGAGGACCTCGCACAGACCTTCGTCGCGATTCTCTTCCCGATCGCCGACTTGGTCCTAGTTGCCCTCGTTCTGGCGCTCACGCTCATCTCCCCACCGACTCCGCGAAGCGCACTCATCACCGCTGGAATAGCGATTTTTCTAATTTCAGATTTTCTCTTTCTCTGGCTCAACGTGAATCACCGATATTCATTGGGAGCGCTCACGGATGATTTGTGGCTCTTGGGAATCGTCCTGCTTGCTCTAGGCATGCGCTTTCGCGGAACCGAGCGAGCGCTCATCGGAACAATTCATCCGCTCTTTGTAGCGCTCTCAGTGATGATGAGCGCAACACTCTTATCGATTACATCGCTACGTCCCGGCTATTTCCCAGAGTTCATTTTGATTCCAACAATCGCGACTTTAATCTTGGCCTTTGTGCGAATGATGATCGCTCTGCGACAGGCCCGATCTATCGGCGAAGAGAGGGTTCTGGCTCGCACCGACGACCTTACAAACTTGCCCAATCGGAGAAGGTTCATCGCAGAACTTGGAGCACTCACAAAAAACTCCGAAGTAGAAGGCGCGCTCCTTCTACTTGACCTAGATGGGTTTAAACCGATCAACGACTTGTACGGCCATGAAATCGGCGATCAACTTCTTAAGGAAGTCTCGCTCAGATTTACCCGAGCCTTGCCACAAGGCGCCCTTTTAGCCAGACTTGGTGGAGATGAATTTGGCGCCATCGTGCGCGGCAATTTCGCCGAAACCTTTGAGGTAGCCCACGCTTTGCGGGCCACCTTGAGTTATCCGTTCTCCATTGCGGACCGCGAAATCCACGTGGGTGTGAGCGTGGGACATGTAGGCAATGACGGTGCGCCAGACCTCCTACGCCGCGCAGATAGAGCGATGTATGAAGCCAAGCGCCAGGGTGCCGGAGTCTGGTCTGAGTCGGCTGCGGACCATGCGAGGAAAGAGTTCTGA
- a CDS encoding SDR family oxidoreductase: MMNRAALVTGASAGIGACFADLLAKEGYDLVLVARDEERLTELGRRLQSEHGINFEVLRADLTIPDDLKRVEERVKDKSNPIDVLVNNAGFGIKKSFLASDVSAEQELLDVLAKTPMRLMHAALPSMKERNSGIIINVSSVAGWVAGGSYSAAKSYLTVLSESIHSELSTSNVKVLALCPGYTRTEFHDRGKMHMSGLPDFMWLKAEKVAAKAWSDARAGKAISVPGWQYAIFATLARSAPRPLIRKFRINMKPKKSKK; this comes from the coding sequence ATGATGAATAGAGCAGCACTAGTCACCGGAGCAAGCGCCGGCATTGGTGCCTGCTTTGCAGACCTTCTGGCAAAAGAAGGCTATGACTTGGTTCTGGTTGCGCGCGACGAAGAGAGACTCACCGAACTCGGACGGCGATTGCAAAGTGAACATGGAATCAATTTCGAAGTTCTCCGCGCCGACCTAACCATCCCAGATGACCTCAAACGTGTTGAGGAAAGAGTGAAAGATAAATCCAACCCAATTGATGTGCTTGTCAACAATGCTGGTTTTGGAATCAAGAAAAGTTTTCTCGCCAGCGATGTCTCAGCGGAGCAAGAACTCTTGGATGTACTCGCGAAAACGCCAATGAGGCTTATGCACGCAGCGCTTCCTTCCATGAAAGAACGCAATTCAGGAATCATCATCAATGTCTCATCCGTTGCCGGTTGGGTCGCAGGGGGTTCTTACAGCGCAGCGAAGTCGTACCTCACCGTTCTTAGCGAATCAATTCACTCGGAACTCTCAACATCGAATGTGAAAGTTCTTGCACTCTGCCCTGGATACACACGGACTGAATTCCACGACCGGGGCAAAATGCACATGTCTGGACTTCCTGATTTCATGTGGTTGAAGGCTGAGAAAGTTGCAGCCAAAGCTTGGTCAGATGCCCGCGCCGGAAAAGCCATCTCTGTGCCAGGATGGCAGTACGCAATATTTGCGACCCTCGCCCGTTCTGCGCCCCGACCCCTCATCCGCAAATTTAGAATCAATATGAAGCCCAAAAAGAGCAAGAAATAA
- a CDS encoding sugar ABC transporter permease produces the protein MNSFFSTNAPKFGQVVVAVALFFAVLLVIFYIAGKANGRKQRPIAIVTLLGPAMILLFAGLIVPAIQTILFSFEDANSKKFVGFQNYTWLMSNADMRKVFSNTMLWIVVTPFATTALGLFLAIMLDRMKRESVAKSLLFMPMAISFVGASVIWKFVYDYAVPSKPQTGLLSSIVRSFGFHPSNWILTQPLNTFLLMVIFIWVQTGFAMVILSAAIKAVPADIVEASALDGAHGWRLFTWITFPMVRSTFIVVLATMLVTSLKLFDIVRTMTGGNFGTSVISNEMYSEVFVRFNTGRGSALAVILFVFVTPILIYNIRNLRRERTIA, from the coding sequence GTGAATTCATTCTTCTCCACCAACGCCCCCAAATTCGGACAGGTCGTAGTCGCGGTAGCACTCTTCTTTGCGGTCTTACTTGTGATCTTCTATATCGCCGGCAAAGCGAACGGGCGCAAACAGCGTCCGATAGCAATAGTGACCCTTCTTGGACCGGCGATGATTCTTCTTTTTGCCGGCCTCATCGTTCCGGCCATTCAGACAATTCTATTTAGTTTTGAAGATGCCAACTCAAAGAAATTTGTCGGATTCCAAAATTACACCTGGCTAATGAGCAATGCCGATATGCGGAAGGTTTTCTCTAACACCATGCTCTGGATTGTTGTTACACCTTTTGCAACAACCGCCCTTGGTTTGTTTCTGGCAATCATGCTGGATCGCATGAAGCGTGAGTCTGTAGCAAAGTCATTGCTATTTATGCCGATGGCGATCTCCTTCGTTGGCGCCTCAGTGATCTGGAAGTTCGTCTACGACTATGCGGTACCTAGCAAGCCACAAACTGGATTATTAAGTTCCATAGTCCGTTCTTTTGGATTTCATCCATCTAACTGGATTCTGACGCAGCCGCTCAATACCTTCCTTTTGATGGTTATTTTCATCTGGGTCCAGACCGGGTTCGCGATGGTAATTCTCTCTGCTGCCATTAAGGCGGTACCCGCGGATATTGTTGAAGCGTCGGCTCTTGATGGAGCGCACGGATGGCGGCTATTTACTTGGATTACCTTTCCAATGGTGCGCAGCACCTTTATTGTCGTCCTCGCCACGATGTTGGTCACGTCGCTCAAACTCTTCGATATCGTCCGAACAATGACCGGTGGAAATTTCGGTACCAGTGTTATTTCCAATGAGATGTATTCGGAAGTATTTGTTCGTTTTAATACGGGAAGGGGTTCTGCCTTGGCTGTCATTCTCTTTGTATTTGTGACGCCAATCTTGATTTACAACATAAGAAACCTGCGAAGAGAGCGGACAATTGCATGA
- a CDS encoding alpha/beta hydrolase-fold protein — protein MERIKRFQIRGASQPVERFNFDGRTVDFWNPGVPTEHLLIAHDGQNIFKRCSATGRRSWQMVQSAIKVSRELGIMPPAIIAVFHSRSPENPWGRIHDLAPEDPYQNGVSAAREANAEISLSDLRGNKYLEQITDQITPAICKELGLNLAAIDKAVIGSSMGGLASLYAMSKRPDFFSTALALSPHWLAGEEPLVDAIISALPTPGAHKIWMSHGTGGYDAKYGPFQRYADQKMRTAGWIDGEDFITRIYNRSGHNERSWAKYLTDPLRFWLSPSK, from the coding sequence ATGGAAAGAATTAAACGATTTCAAATTCGTGGCGCTTCACAGCCAGTTGAACGTTTCAATTTTGACGGCCGAACCGTAGATTTTTGGAACCCTGGAGTTCCTACCGAACACCTTCTCATCGCGCATGATGGACAGAACATATTTAAGCGATGCTCCGCCACCGGTCGTCGTTCGTGGCAGATGGTGCAGAGTGCAATAAAGGTAAGTCGTGAACTAGGAATCATGCCTCCGGCGATTATCGCCGTTTTCCATAGTAGATCGCCGGAAAACCCTTGGGGGCGGATTCATGACCTTGCCCCTGAGGATCCCTACCAAAATGGGGTCAGTGCCGCGAGAGAAGCTAATGCTGAAATATCCCTAAGCGACCTGCGAGGAAACAAATACCTCGAACAAATCACGGACCAAATAACTCCTGCAATCTGTAAAGAACTCGGGTTGAACCTGGCTGCGATCGACAAAGCCGTGATCGGTTCAAGCATGGGCGGCCTCGCATCACTCTACGCAATGAGCAAGCGCCCCGATTTCTTCAGTACCGCGCTTGCCCTTTCACCTCATTGGCTAGCGGGAGAGGAACCTCTAGTCGATGCAATTATTAGCGCTCTTCCAACACCTGGAGCACACAAGATTTGGATGAGTCACGGGACGGGCGGTTACGACGCGAAGTACGGGCCATTCCAGAGGTATGCCGATCAGAAGATGCGCACTGCGGGATGGATAGACGGTGAAGATTTCATTACTCGCATCTATAACCGATCAGGCCATAACGAAAGGTCTTGGGCGAAGTACCTAACTGATCCCCTACGGTTTTGGCTTTCGCCTAGCAAGTAA